From the Martelella mediterranea DSM 17316 genome, one window contains:
- a CDS encoding metallophosphoesterase family protein, with the protein MTGFRFIHAADLHLGSPLSGLALKDRQIAERFAAAGRDAFAALIDCAIEMSVDFMVIAGDVYDGAWRDNSVGLFFNREIARLSRAEIPVYFLRGNHDAESIVTRTIAMPDGVHEFSTRQPETFTIEPLKVALHGQGFADRVAGDNLALAYPPAVPGHFNIGVLHTSLSGRPPHAVYAPCTPADLASRGYDYWALGHVHAFEEVSADPLTLYPGNLQGRNIRETGDKGAVLVTVEDGRPRYERIILDRARFEAVTVAITPDMRESDILQVVETALAALAEAANARPVALRLTLEGRHGDAHRMIAAHGEWHDDLQAACQRVHADLWLEKLVIALEAPMTSRRLLSDSDLDIEAMIDALADNEGLDAEIEALIDEIAVKLPGGVGARDEAFSGSHADILMEARAILGARLEG; encoded by the coding sequence TTGACCGGTTTCCGTTTTATCCACGCCGCCGACCTGCATCTTGGGAGCCCGCTCTCGGGACTTGCGCTGAAGGACCGGCAGATTGCCGAGCGCTTTGCCGCCGCCGGCCGCGATGCCTTCGCGGCGCTGATCGATTGCGCGATCGAGATGTCGGTGGATTTCATGGTAATCGCCGGCGATGTCTATGACGGGGCCTGGCGCGACAACAGCGTCGGCCTGTTCTTCAACCGCGAGATCGCCCGGCTTTCGCGCGCTGAAATCCCGGTCTATTTCCTGCGCGGCAATCATGATGCCGAAAGCATCGTCACCCGCACGATCGCGATGCCCGACGGCGTCCACGAATTCTCGACGCGCCAGCCCGAGACCTTCACCATCGAACCGCTGAAAGTGGCGCTGCACGGCCAGGGCTTTGCCGATCGTGTGGCCGGCGACAATCTGGCACTTGCCTATCCCCCGGCGGTGCCGGGCCATTTCAACATCGGCGTGTTGCACACCTCGCTTTCGGGGCGGCCGCCGCATGCCGTCTATGCGCCGTGCACGCCGGCGGATCTCGCCTCGCGCGGCTATGATTACTGGGCGCTCGGCCATGTCCACGCCTTCGAGGAAGTGTCCGCCGATCCGCTGACGCTCTATCCCGGCAATCTTCAGGGGCGCAACATCCGCGAAACCGGAGACAAGGGCGCGGTGCTGGTGACGGTCGAGGACGGCAGGCCGCGCTATGAACGCATCATTCTCGACCGCGCCCGGTTCGAGGCCGTTACCGTGGCAATCACGCCCGACATGAGGGAAAGCGATATCCTGCAGGTGGTGGAAACCGCGCTGGCAGCGCTTGCGGAAGCGGCCAACGCGCGGCCCGTCGCCCTGCGCCTGACGCTTGAAGGCCGCCATGGCGATGCCCATCGGATGATCGCGGCCCATGGCGAATGGCACGACGATCTCCAGGCCGCCTGCCAGCGGGTGCACGCCGATCTGTGGCTTGAGAAACTGGTTATCGCGCTTGAAGCGCCGATGACCTCCCGCCGGCTTCTGTCGGATAGTGACCTCGATATCGAGGCTATGATCGACGCGCTGGCCGACAATGAGGGGCTGGACGCCGAAATCGAGGCTCTGATCGATGAAATCGCGGTGAAGCTGCCCGGCGGCGTCGGCGCCAGAGATGAAGCCTTTTCGGGGTCGCATGCGGATATCCTGATGGAAGCGCGCGCGATTCTCGGCGCGCGGCTGGAGGGGTGA
- a CDS encoding aldo/keto reductase: MHYHNFGRTGRPVSNIGFGAWQIGGSWGSVSEEDGRAALHAALDSGINFVDTADVYGDGRSEKIIADVLADRGGQKPFVATKAGRRLNPHTADGYNLENLEAFVDRSLKNLRMERLDLVQLHCPPTEAFYRPEVFEALDALKAKGKIANYGVSVEKVEEALKAIEFPGVASVQIIYNIFRQRPASLFFPEAKRRNIAVIVRVPLASGLLSGKITRETVFDKEDHRNFNRKGDAFDVGETFAGVPFEIALDAVEEVRKHVPRGTGMAAFALRWILMNEAVTVAIPGARNAEQAKANASASDLPVIGADVMAAMEEIYRTRIAPHVHQRW, from the coding sequence ATGCACTATCACAATTTCGGCCGCACCGGGCGACCCGTTTCCAATATCGGCTTCGGCGCCTGGCAGATCGGCGGAAGCTGGGGCTCCGTCAGCGAGGAGGATGGCCGCGCCGCGCTGCACGCAGCGCTTGATTCGGGCATCAACTTCGTCGATACGGCCGATGTCTATGGCGACGGCCGCTCGGAGAAGATCATCGCCGATGTGCTCGCCGATCGCGGCGGCCAGAAGCCGTTCGTCGCCACCAAGGCCGGCCGCAGACTGAACCCGCATACCGCCGATGGATACAATCTGGAAAACCTGGAGGCCTTCGTCGACCGCAGCCTGAAGAACCTCAGGATGGAGCGGCTCGACCTCGTGCAACTGCACTGCCCGCCGACCGAGGCGTTTTATCGACCGGAGGTGTTCGAGGCGCTTGATGCGCTGAAAGCCAAGGGCAAGATCGCCAATTACGGCGTCAGCGTCGAAAAGGTCGAGGAAGCGCTGAAGGCGATCGAGTTTCCGGGCGTCGCCAGCGTTCAGATCATCTACAATATCTTCCGCCAGCGCCCGGCCTCGCTGTTCTTCCCGGAAGCAAAGCGCAGGAACATCGCCGTCATCGTTCGGGTGCCGCTGGCGAGCGGGCTTTTGTCGGGCAAGATCACCCGCGAGACCGTTTTCGACAAAGAAGACCACCGCAATTTCAACCGCAAGGGTGACGCCTTCGATGTCGGCGAGACCTTTGCCGGCGTGCCGTTCGAGATCGCGCTCGATGCCGTCGAGGAAGTCCGCAAGCACGTGCCGCGCGGCACCGGCATGGCCGCCTTCGCGCTGCGCTGGATCCTGATGAACGAGGCGGTCACCGTCGCCATACCCGGCGCGCGCAACGCCGAACAGGCCAAGGCAAACGCCTCCGCCTCCGACCTGCCGGTGATCGGCGCCGATGTGATGGCGGCGATGGAGGAAATCTACCGCACCCGCATCGCGCCGCATGTGCATCAGCGCTGGTAG
- a CDS encoding esterase-like activity of phytase family protein codes for MRFRLTGAALSAALLASAAFPAAAEPVFNRIAVFSVAGNLPADMDPATETSAEIIAASEDGNTLIYSDSPLGALGFVDITDMKAPAALGITKLDGEPTSVAVSGPKALVGVNTSESYTDPSGFLGVVDIASRTLESQCDLGGQPDSVAVSPDGSIVAIAIENERDEELNDGEIPQMPAGDLVIISLNDGVADCATIKHVTMTGFSEMVAPTDPEPEFVDINDDNEIVVTLQENNGIAIIDGNTGEVKNHFSAGSVDISGVDIEKDGKLDFTGSLSGIAREPDTVKWLDNDRFAIANEGDYKGGSRGFSIFSDAGELLYDSGNSFERAVASIGHFPDKRAGKKGVEPEGMIKGTFGDTNYLFVLSERASVVGVYDDSAADAPELVQLLPSGLSPESGVAIPARNLLVTANETDLGPDGGVRAHVMLYAYEDAEPNYPQILSDVSRDELIGFGALSGLTADPSDASRLYAVNDSFYSAQPSIFIIDASQKPAMITDVIRVTRDGAPAEKLDLEGVAVDGQGGFWLASEGNPDKDVPHAVYHVDGTGAITETIDLPEALLANQTRFGMEGITTVGEGDDLTLWMAVQREWADDEKGFVKLLAYKPATQEWGAVAYPLETPEKGWIGLSEITANGDSVYIVERDNQIGEAATLKKLYKVALSDMQPAPIGSELPVVEKQEVADLLPLMKSASNGFVVDKIEGFTIAADGTAYAVTDNDGVDDSSGETLFFTVSLN; via the coding sequence ATGCGATTCCGTCTCACCGGCGCGGCCCTGAGCGCTGCGCTTCTGGCTTCCGCCGCTTTCCCCGCCGCCGCCGAACCCGTCTTCAACCGCATCGCGGTCTTCAGCGTCGCCGGCAACCTGCCCGCCGACATGGATCCCGCGACCGAGACCTCGGCCGAAATCATCGCGGCGAGCGAAGACGGCAACACGCTGATCTATTCCGACAGCCCGCTCGGCGCCCTCGGCTTCGTCGACATCACCGACATGAAGGCTCCGGCAGCGCTCGGCATCACCAAGCTCGACGGCGAGCCGACCTCGGTTGCCGTTTCCGGCCCCAAGGCGCTGGTCGGCGTCAACACGTCGGAAAGCTATACCGATCCGTCGGGCTTCCTCGGCGTTGTCGATATCGCCTCGCGCACGCTGGAAAGCCAGTGCGATCTCGGCGGCCAGCCTGATTCCGTGGCCGTGTCTCCGGATGGCTCGATCGTTGCCATCGCCATCGAGAACGAGCGCGACGAAGAGCTGAACGACGGCGAAATCCCGCAGATGCCGGCCGGCGATCTGGTGATCATTTCGCTCAATGACGGCGTTGCCGATTGCGCCACGATCAAGCATGTCACCATGACCGGCTTTTCCGAAATGGTCGCCCCCACCGATCCGGAACCGGAATTCGTCGATATCAACGACGACAATGAAATCGTCGTGACGCTGCAGGAAAACAACGGCATCGCGATCATCGACGGCAATACCGGTGAGGTGAAGAACCACTTCTCCGCAGGCTCCGTCGATATCAGCGGCGTCGACATCGAAAAGGACGGCAAGCTCGATTTCACCGGTTCGCTGTCCGGTATCGCCCGCGAGCCCGACACCGTTAAATGGCTCGACAATGACCGCTTCGCCATCGCCAATGAGGGCGATTACAAGGGCGGCTCGCGCGGCTTCTCGATCTTCTCCGATGCCGGGGAACTGCTTTATGATTCAGGCAATTCGTTCGAGCGGGCCGTGGCCTCGATCGGCCATTTCCCGGACAAGCGCGCCGGCAAGAAGGGCGTCGAGCCCGAAGGCATGATCAAGGGCACCTTCGGCGACACCAACTATCTGTTCGTGCTCTCCGAGCGCGCCTCCGTCGTCGGCGTCTACGACGACAGCGCGGCCGACGCGCCCGAGCTCGTCCAGCTTCTGCCGTCTGGTCTTTCGCCGGAAAGCGGTGTCGCCATTCCCGCCCGCAACCTGCTGGTCACCGCCAACGAGACCGATCTCGGCCCCGATGGCGGCGTGCGCGCGCACGTCATGCTCTACGCCTATGAGGATGCCGAGCCGAACTACCCGCAGATCCTCTCCGATGTCTCGCGTGATGAACTGATCGGCTTCGGCGCGCTCTCGGGCCTGACTGCCGATCCGAGCGATGCTTCCAGGCTCTATGCCGTCAATGACAGCTTCTATTCCGCCCAGCCGTCTATCTTCATCATCGATGCCTCGCAGAAGCCGGCGATGATCACCGATGTCATCCGCGTGACCCGCGATGGCGCCCCGGCCGAGAAGCTCGACCTCGAGGGCGTTGCGGTCGATGGCCAGGGCGGCTTCTGGCTCGCCTCGGAAGGCAATCCCGACAAGGACGTGCCGCATGCGGTCTATCATGTCGATGGCACCGGCGCGATCACCGAGACGATCGACCTGCCGGAGGCTCTGCTCGCCAACCAGACCCGCTTCGGCATGGAAGGCATCACCACGGTTGGCGAGGGCGATGATCTGACGCTGTGGATGGCGGTGCAGCGCGAATGGGCCGATGACGAGAAGGGCTTCGTCAAGCTGCTCGCCTACAAGCCCGCCACCCAGGAATGGGGCGCAGTCGCCTATCCGCTGGAGACCCCGGAAAAGGGCTGGATCGGTCTTTCCGAGATCACGGCGAACGGCGACAGCGTCTACATCGTCGAGCGTGACAACCAGATCGGCGAGGCCGCAACGCTGAAGAAGCTCTACAAGGTCGCCCTTTCCGACATGCAGCCGGCGCCGATCGGCTCCGAACTGCCGGTTGTCGAAAAACAGGAAGTCGCCGATCTGCTGCCGCTGATGAAGTCGGCCTCCAACGGCTTCGTCGTCGACAAGATCGAAGGCTTCACCATCGCCGCCGACGGCACCGCCTACGCCGTCACCGACAATGACGGCGTCGACGACTCCTCCGGCGAGACGCTGTTCTTCACGGTTTCGCTGAACTGA
- a CDS encoding DMT family transporter yields MAKAIYRSPALTGAFWMVMAGVVYAAGNVAIQQVTMNMGFAASSVAFWQYGIALVFAVPYLWRTGLSVMRTSHPWQHVFRVALSALGVQAWAIGLASVPISQAIALVMTSPFFIIVGAKLFLGETVGPSRWIATAVGFTGALLILQPWSESFTWAALLPIASALLWGGTSLITKRLTAHERPESITVWLLMLLTPINALVAIGGGFAVPTGDIIWIMLALGLLTALAQYFLTLAYSSADAAYVQPFDDLKLPLNVLGGWLVFGYAPDTLFWIGGVMILCASLSIMLIERRREK; encoded by the coding sequence ATGGCTAAGGCAATCTATCGCTCTCCGGCTCTGACCGGGGCCTTCTGGATGGTGATGGCCGGCGTGGTTTACGCGGCCGGCAATGTCGCGATCCAGCAGGTGACGATGAATATGGGGTTCGCCGCCTCGTCGGTCGCCTTCTGGCAATATGGCATCGCCTTGGTGTTTGCCGTGCCGTATCTCTGGCGCACCGGGCTTTCGGTGATGCGGACCAGTCATCCCTGGCAACATGTCTTCCGGGTGGCGCTTTCCGCGCTCGGCGTGCAGGCCTGGGCAATCGGCCTTGCCTCGGTTCCGATCAGCCAGGCGATCGCGCTGGTCATGACCTCGCCCTTCTTCATCATCGTCGGGGCGAAACTGTTTCTGGGCGAGACGGTCGGCCCCTCGCGCTGGATCGCGACGGCGGTGGGCTTCACCGGCGCGTTGCTGATCCTTCAGCCCTGGTCGGAAAGCTTCACCTGGGCGGCGCTGTTGCCGATTGCATCCGCGCTTCTTTGGGGCGGAACCTCGCTGATCACCAAGCGGCTGACGGCCCATGAACGGCCCGAATCGATCACCGTATGGCTCCTGATGCTGCTGACGCCGATCAACGCGCTGGTCGCCATCGGCGGCGGCTTCGCCGTCCCGACCGGCGATATCATCTGGATCATGCTGGCGCTCGGCCTGTTGACGGCGCTGGCGCAGTATTTCCTGACGCTTGCCTATTCGAGCGCGGACGCGGCCTATGTCCAGCCCTTCGACGACCTGAAACTGCCGCTCAACGTGCTCGGTGGCTGGCTGGTGTTCGGCTATGCGCCGGATACGCTGTTCTGGATCGGCGGCGTGATGATCCTCTGCGCCTCGCTTTCGATCATGCTGATCGAGCGCCGAAGGGAGAAGTAG
- a CDS encoding LysR family transcriptional regulator — protein sequence MKDLNDIRVFLSVAELGSFAAAARTLAMTAPSVTRAVGALEQRLGVQLFVRTTRQVSLTAAGAIYAARMRPLLKAFDDASEEVRERESAVSGHIRLNAPLSLGQQILPDVLSGFRSEHPAISLSVTLEDSFVDIVGAPFDLAIRISGPPDDKSTIWRKLCPVRRVLVASPGFLAANGTPRTPDDLAATACLAFDAEATAETWELTSAGKKRRVRAGTNLAGNNGELLARLAENGEGVALLPHFIVEEALGEGRLTQVLSDWSPPELWLTLYYPPYDRLPIRVARFSDFFEAYVTRVRPL from the coding sequence ATGAAGGATCTGAATGACATCCGGGTTTTCCTGAGCGTTGCCGAGCTGGGCAGTTTCGCCGCAGCGGCGCGGACGCTTGCGATGACCGCGCCGAGCGTGACGCGGGCTGTCGGCGCGCTGGAGCAGCGGCTCGGCGTGCAGCTTTTCGTGCGCACCACGCGCCAGGTCTCGCTCACCGCGGCGGGGGCGATCTATGCGGCGCGGATGCGGCCGCTGCTGAAGGCCTTCGACGATGCCAGCGAGGAGGTGCGCGAGCGGGAAAGCGCCGTCAGCGGCCATATCCGGCTGAACGCCCCGCTGTCGCTTGGCCAACAGATATTGCCGGACGTGCTTTCGGGCTTCCGTTCGGAGCATCCCGCGATCAGCCTTTCGGTGACGCTTGAGGACAGCTTCGTCGATATCGTTGGCGCGCCGTTCGATCTGGCGATCCGTATTTCCGGCCCGCCGGATGACAAGTCGACGATCTGGCGCAAGCTGTGCCCGGTCCGGCGGGTGCTGGTGGCATCGCCCGGCTTTCTGGCCGCAAACGGAACGCCGCGAACGCCCGACGATCTCGCCGCCACCGCCTGCCTCGCCTTCGACGCCGAGGCGACGGCTGAAACCTGGGAGCTGACGAGCGCCGGGAAAAAGCGGCGGGTGAGGGCGGGGACGAATCTTGCCGGCAACAACGGCGAATTGCTGGCGCGGCTTGCCGAGAATGGCGAGGGCGTGGCGCTGCTGCCGCATTTCATCGTTGAGGAAGCGCTGGGAGAGGGACGGCTGACGCAGGTGCTTTCCGACTGGTCGCCGCCGGAACTCTGGCTGACGCTTTACTATCCGCCCTATGACCGCCTGCCGATCCGGGTCGCCCGGTTTTCGGATTTCTTCGAGGCTTATGTCACACGCGTCCGGCCGCTGTGA
- a CDS encoding ring-cleaving dioxygenase, whose amino-acid sequence MLQQIKGLHHITSMAADAQANNDFFTGALGLRRVKKTVNFDAPDVYHLYYGDEIGTPGSVMTYFPFPHIAAARPGTGEVGETLFAVPRGALGFWKERLGKLGVGNITESEVFGEKRLHFAGPDRDAFALVEVDHDHRAGWLKGDIAEAEAIRGFHGASLRLADSGATGELLGFMGYEKVDGKDDWTRFAIGNGNGADVIDIQTLPSANAARQGAGSVHHIAFAVEDRAAQLEVRKALMDTGYQVTPVIDRNYFWAIYFRTPGGVLFEIATNEPGFDADEDTAHLGEALKLPPQYEQHRAQIEQILTPIKD is encoded by the coding sequence ATGTTACAGCAGATCAAGGGCCTGCATCACATCACCTCGATGGCGGCGGATGCCCAGGCCAATAACGACTTCTTCACCGGCGCGCTCGGGCTAAGACGCGTCAAGAAGACCGTGAACTTCGACGCGCCCGATGTCTATCACCTCTATTACGGCGACGAAATCGGCACGCCCGGCTCGGTGATGACCTACTTTCCCTTCCCGCACATAGCGGCGGCAAGGCCCGGAACGGGCGAGGTCGGCGAGACGCTGTTTGCGGTCCCGCGCGGCGCGCTCGGCTTCTGGAAGGAGCGTCTCGGCAAGCTTGGCGTCGGAAACATCACGGAGAGCGAAGTCTTCGGCGAAAAGCGGCTGCATTTCGCAGGCCCGGACCGGGATGCCTTCGCGCTGGTCGAGGTGGACCATGATCACCGCGCCGGCTGGCTCAAGGGCGATATCGCCGAGGCCGAGGCTATCCGGGGCTTCCATGGCGCAAGCCTGCGGCTCGCTGACAGCGGCGCGACGGGGGAATTGCTCGGTTTCATGGGCTATGAAAAGGTCGACGGCAAGGATGACTGGACCCGTTTTGCGATCGGCAACGGCAATGGCGCCGATGTCATCGACATCCAGACCCTGCCGTCGGCCAACGCCGCCCGTCAGGGCGCAGGCTCCGTCCATCACATCGCGTTCGCGGTGGAAGATCGCGCCGCCCAGCTCGAAGTCCGCAAGGCGCTGATGGATACCGGCTACCAGGTGACCCCGGTGATCGACCGGAACTATTTCTGGGCGATCTATTTCCGCACGCCCGGCGGCGTGCTGTTCGAGATCGCCACCAACGAACCGGGCTTTGACGCCGACGAGGACACCGCCCATCTCGGCGAGGCGCTGAAACTGCCGCCGCAATATGAGCAGCATCGCGCGCAGATCGAGCAAATCCTGACGCCGATCAAAGATTGA
- a CDS encoding alpha/beta hydrolase, with protein MTNDTYNAFTRAGAAGEPLVFSFHGTGGNEHQFVPLVDQILPNAAIVSPRGDVSEYGALRFFRRTGEGVYDMEDLALRTARMSRFIAEHRKANPGRAVYGIGYSNGANILASVLFGQPDLFDRAVLMHPLIPWTPQDNAGLAGKRILITAGERDPICPPEGTHALINYFEAQKADLATLFHPGGHEIRPQEIEAVAAFLTS; from the coding sequence ATGACAAACGATACATACAATGCGTTCACCCGCGCCGGCGCGGCTGGCGAACCGCTGGTTTTCAGCTTTCACGGCACGGGCGGCAACGAGCATCAGTTCGTGCCTCTCGTCGACCAGATTCTGCCAAACGCGGCCATCGTTTCACCGCGCGGCGACGTTTCGGAATATGGCGCGCTGCGCTTCTTCCGGCGCACCGGCGAAGGCGTCTACGACATGGAAGACCTCGCCCTTCGCACCGCCAGGATGAGCCGCTTCATCGCCGAACACCGCAAGGCCAATCCCGGTCGCGCGGTCTATGGCATCGGCTATTCCAACGGCGCCAACATTCTCGCCTCGGTGCTGTTCGGACAACCCGACCTCTTCGATCGCGCCGTGCTCATGCATCCGCTGATCCCGTGGACGCCGCAGGACAATGCCGGTCTCGCGGGCAAACGAATCCTCATCACGGCGGGCGAACGCGACCCGATCTGCCCGCCTGAAGGAACCCATGCCCTGATCAATTATTTCGAAGCACAAAAGGCCGATCTTGCCACGCTGTTCCACCCCGGCGGCCATGAAATCCGCCCACAGGAAATCGAGGCCGTCGCCGCGTTCCTGACAAGCTGA